The following proteins are co-located in the Haloplanus sp. HW8-1 genome:
- a CDS encoding MaoC/PaaZ C-terminal domain-containing protein, whose amino-acid sequence MTVFLDEVERWDDESYGTYAVTEDEIVSFAERYDPQWFHTDPDRAADSIYGDLIASGWHTASMSMRLFVDGFLSETATLGAKGLDRLRWPKPVVPGDELTIHSTIHGVDESDGTDDYGVVRWGVETTAGEKTVLAIEALVLVARE is encoded by the coding sequence ATGACGGTCTTTCTCGACGAGGTCGAGCGGTGGGACGACGAGTCGTACGGAACCTACGCGGTCACCGAGGACGAGATCGTGTCGTTCGCCGAGCGGTACGATCCACAGTGGTTCCACACCGACCCCGACCGCGCGGCCGACTCCATCTACGGCGACCTGATCGCGAGCGGGTGGCACACCGCCTCAATGTCGATGCGGCTGTTCGTCGACGGCTTCCTCTCGGAGACGGCGACGCTCGGCGCGAAGGGACTGGACCGCCTCCGCTGGCCGAAGCCGGTCGTTCCCGGCGACGAACTGACGATCCACTCGACCATCCACGGCGTCGACGAGTCGGACGGCACCGACGACTACGGCGTGGTGCGCTGGGGGGTCGAGACGACTGCCGGCGAGAAGACGGTCCTCGCCATCGAGGCGCTCGTACTGGTCGCACGGGAGTGA
- the lysW gene encoding lysine biosynthesis protein LysW, with amino-acid sequence MPECVECGADVTLHEDLEVGEIVDCGTCGAELEVVGLDPVELDAAPELEEDWGE; translated from the coding sequence ATGCCCGAGTGCGTCGAATGCGGGGCCGACGTGACCCTGCACGAGGATCTGGAAGTCGGAGAGATCGTCGACTGTGGAACCTGCGGTGCCGAACTCGAAGTCGTCGGCCTCGATCCCGTCGAACTGGACGCCGCCCCGGAACTCGAAGAGGACTGGGGCGAGTAA
- a CDS encoding rubrerythrin family protein: MDADALRARVEADAAADLDLLGSRELLVALSGGDPRPAALIAAAAQSERAARRTFREWAETAADTALRETYAAVADQEDDHFRRVRSLDDAPAASAPDGAGPMHAYLRGRDDPIHRVAGGMVGRTLVSLRTHGALIDFFEGRDAAAEGLFRELRAETADCLDDGLEVLDARTDDDWDAAVAVAEYTVRLAADDLRDAPRS, translated from the coding sequence ATGGACGCCGACGCCCTCCGCGCCCGGGTCGAAGCCGACGCCGCCGCGGATCTCGACTTGCTCGGCTCGCGGGAGTTGCTGGTTGCACTCTCGGGTGGCGACCCACGGCCCGCGGCGCTCATCGCCGCCGCCGCCCAAAGCGAACGCGCCGCCCGCCGGACGTTCCGCGAGTGGGCCGAGACGGCCGCCGACACCGCCCTCCGGGAGACGTACGCGGCCGTCGCGGACCAGGAGGACGACCACTTCCGTCGGGTACGGTCCCTCGACGACGCGCCCGCGGCGTCCGCTCCCGACGGAGCGGGACCGATGCACGCCTACCTCCGCGGTCGCGACGACCCCATCCACCGGGTCGCGGGCGGGATGGTCGGGCGGACGCTCGTCAGTCTCCGGACCCACGGCGCCCTGATCGATTTCTTCGAGGGACGTGACGCCGCGGCCGAGGGACTGTTCCGGGAGCTACGGGCCGAGACCGCCGACTGCCTCGACGACGGACTCGAGGTGCTCGACGCACGCACTGACGACGACTGGGATGCCGCCGTGGCGGTCGCGGAGTACACCGTCCGTCTGGCGGCCGACGACCTCCGGGACGCCCCCCGGTCGTAG
- a CDS encoding acylphosphatase — protein MSERVRARVFVSGRVQGVYYRANTRDAARARDVDGWVRNLPDGRVEAVFEGTEDAVESMVEWCRTGSPAADVRDVDVTTEQPEGESGFVVRR, from the coding sequence ATGAGCGAGCGAGTGCGGGCCCGCGTCTTCGTCTCCGGGCGGGTCCAGGGGGTCTACTACCGGGCGAACACCCGGGACGCGGCGCGGGCAAGGGACGTGGACGGCTGGGTGCGCAACCTGCCGGACGGTCGTGTCGAAGCCGTCTTCGAGGGCACCGAGGACGCCGTCGAGTCGATGGTCGAGTGGTGTCGGACGGGAAGTCCGGCCGCCGACGTCCGCGACGTCGACGTGACCACCGAGCAACCGGAGGGCGAGTCGGGGTTCGTCGTCCGCCGATGA
- a CDS encoding DUF5794 domain-containing protein, translating to MSVSQHPVALRLERQVGSATKLLATVMMLPLIDGIFPALILAGALTYPFGILETGLLIFGGSATVAVVLAEMDGSPRERMRAIALLGAVLLPAAAVEAALAPTVQSLLDMAVFQRFAGLVILTVAAKTASARVGEYLPRPAVIIGLGLIASLQPAGAAVTFVADPGLVARGVAAAGVGVGFAMLVAALGPVLQESVDLDLFRFGSAVALGMLALSVLGLMPTEAPVALGVLCVTAVFSFDPDGSPLDDEADTDPDADVDAADDEADADSDAADAPTAPADDEGRSSPFPVEEESRAPWL from the coding sequence ATGAGCGTCTCCCAACATCCGGTCGCACTCCGCCTCGAGCGACAGGTCGGCAGTGCGACCAAGCTTCTGGCCACGGTGATGATGCTCCCGCTGATCGACGGGATCTTCCCCGCGCTGATCCTGGCGGGCGCGCTCACCTACCCCTTCGGCATCCTCGAGACGGGGCTGCTGATCTTCGGCGGGTCGGCCACCGTGGCCGTCGTCCTCGCCGAGATGGACGGCTCGCCCCGCGAGCGGATGCGCGCAATCGCGCTGCTGGGGGCCGTCCTCCTCCCCGCGGCGGCCGTCGAGGCGGCTCTGGCGCCGACCGTTCAGAGCCTCCTCGATATGGCCGTCTTCCAGCGCTTCGCCGGCCTGGTCATCCTGACCGTCGCGGCCAAGACGGCGAGCGCCCGGGTCGGCGAGTACCTCCCCCGTCCGGCGGTCATCATCGGTCTGGGACTGATCGCCAGCCTCCAGCCCGCAGGCGCGGCCGTCACCTTCGTGGCCGACCCCGGCCTCGTCGCCCGGGGCGTCGCCGCCGCTGGCGTCGGCGTCGGCTTCGCCATGCTGGTCGCGGCCCTCGGACCCGTCCTGCAGGAGTCGGTCGACCTCGACCTGTTCCGCTTCGGGAGCGCCGTCGCCCTCGGGATGCTCGCACTCTCGGTGCTGGGCCTGATGCCGACCGAGGCACCCGTGGCCCTCGGCGTCCTCTGTGTGACTGCCGTGTTCTCGTTCGACCCCGACGGTTCCCCCCTCGACGACGAGGCGGACACCGACCCGGACGCGGACGTGGATGCGGCCGACGACGAGGCGGACGCCGACTCGGACGCGGCCGACGCGCCGACCGCGCCGGCCGACGACGAGGGCCGGTCCTCGCCGTTCCCAGTCGAAGAGGAGTCCCGCGCGCCGTGGCTGTGA
- a CDS encoding RNA methyltransferase encodes MSGQRPVVVVVDAETPGNVGTIARAMKNFGLTELKLVNPPPLDPDGEAYGFAGHAREDVLPNAEEVTFDEVVADYHTVGCTAITGEDSRRHVRFPFKTPRELAESLSTVDAPTALVFGREGRGLDNEELGRLDEVCSIPASADYPVLNLGQAATILLYELRDQTVEETQLPDVERERADEADVERFHDFVAEFLDASGYREVKRDKTRRLVRRLIGRAHPTDREIHTLLGVLRRATGQLDHRRELLAEYDEPDRW; translated from the coding sequence ATGAGCGGGCAGCGACCGGTCGTCGTCGTCGTCGACGCGGAGACGCCGGGCAACGTCGGCACCATCGCCCGAGCGATGAAGAATTTCGGGCTGACGGAACTGAAGTTGGTGAATCCGCCACCCCTCGATCCCGACGGGGAGGCCTACGGCTTCGCCGGCCACGCCCGGGAGGACGTGCTCCCGAACGCCGAGGAGGTGACCTTCGACGAGGTGGTGGCCGACTACCACACCGTCGGCTGTACGGCGATCACCGGCGAGGACAGCCGCCGCCACGTGCGCTTCCCGTTCAAGACGCCGCGGGAGTTGGCCGAGAGCCTGTCGACCGTCGACGCGCCGACCGCGCTGGTGTTCGGCCGGGAGGGTCGCGGCCTCGACAACGAGGAACTCGGCCGACTGGACGAGGTGTGTTCGATCCCGGCGAGCGCGGACTACCCCGTCCTCAACCTCGGCCAGGCCGCGACGATCCTGCTCTACGAACTCCGCGACCAGACCGTCGAGGAGACACAACTGCCGGACGTGGAGCGCGAACGGGCCGACGAGGCCGACGTCGAACGCTTCCACGACTTCGTGGCGGAGTTTCTGGACGCCAGCGGATACCGGGAGGTCAAACGCGACAAGACCCGGCGACTGGTGCGCCGGCTGATCGGCCGTGCCCACCCGACGGATCGGGAGATCCACACCCTGCTCGGAGTGTTGCGGCGAGCGACTGGACAGTTGGACCACCGACGCGAACTGCTGGCGGAGTACGACGAACCCGACCGGTGGTGA
- a CDS encoding 2Fe-2S iron-sulfur cluster-binding protein produces MTEYTVEFVGTGETIQVSEKRTILQACLDAGIAQEYSCRVGMCLACSAEIIEGEVTQPAARALTDAEAETYALTCMARPQSDLVLDRGQYPPSIDDAATDAAAAADD; encoded by the coding sequence ATGACCGAGTACACCGTCGAGTTCGTCGGTACGGGCGAGACGATTCAGGTGTCGGAGAAACGGACCATCCTGCAGGCGTGCCTCGACGCCGGCATCGCACAGGAATATTCCTGTCGCGTCGGCATGTGCCTGGCCTGCTCCGCGGAGATAATCGAGGGGGAGGTGACCCAGCCGGCGGCCCGGGCACTGACCGACGCGGAGGCGGAGACGTACGCGCTGACCTGTATGGCACGCCCGCAGAGCGACCTGGTGCTCGATCGCGGGCAGTACCCACCGAGCATCGATGACGCCGCGACCGACGCGGCGGCCGCCGCCGACGACTGA
- a CDS encoding DUF4242 domain-containing protein: protein MKDYLILRDLDDPIGRDDLDAAAEKSGETLEELRSEGVDIRWVESEVLTNDDGDVTGTFCHYQAESEDAVREHADRAGLPATRIDRQGEPLGGED from the coding sequence ATGAAGGACTATCTCATCCTCCGTGATCTCGACGACCCGATCGGCCGTGACGACCTCGACGCCGCCGCGGAGAAGTCGGGCGAAACGCTCGAAGAACTACGGTCGGAGGGGGTCGACATCCGGTGGGTCGAGTCGGAGGTGCTGACGAACGACGACGGAGACGTGACGGGAACGTTCTGTCACTATCAGGCCGAAAGCGAGGACGCGGTGCGGGAACACGCCGACCGTGCGGGCCTCCCGGCGACACGAATCGACCGCCAGGGCGAACCCCTCGGGGGCGAGGACTAG
- the gatE gene encoding Glu-tRNA(Gln) amidotransferase subunit GatE, with amino-acid sequence MSEYDYETLGLVAGLEIHQQLDTATKLFCACPTERRDPEEASRAFSRYLHPTKSELGELDEAAVEESRVDREFEYLAFDTTCLVEEDDEPPGRIDDEALDVALQIADLLDMTAVDQAHVMRKIVVDGSNTSGFQRSALVGQDGRIETSEGPVGVEDLLLEEESAGRVEETDDGVRYSLDRLGIPLVEIGTRPDIGTPAQAREAAERIGMLLRSTGAVKRGLGTIRQDVNVSIAEGARVEIKGVQALDQIDEIVKLEVQRQVELLGIAEELADRDAAVGDPRDVTDVFADTDSGVIRGALEAGGAVQAVPLYGFDALVGREIQPDRRFGTELSDHAKRHGAGGIFHTDELPAYGVTEREVAALRDAVDAGPEDAVAIVADAPETAELAIEAVADRARTGIEGVPEETRDATQEGTTRYLRPLPGAARMYPETDVPPVELDPSDVERPELLTEKVERYRTDLGLDAGLAEQVAYGRRMPLFEAAVDAGVDATFAAGVLEGTLTELRRDDVSIDRLSDDHLLGVLRLVEDGDLAKEGVEEVLTTLAEDPSLDPEAAVEEAGLSGVSEREVRDAVAEAVDRNAEQVEREGMGAFSALMGECMGALRGKADGEVVSDALREEIGERT; translated from the coding sequence ATGAGCGAGTACGATTACGAGACGCTCGGGCTGGTCGCGGGGCTGGAGATCCACCAGCAACTCGACACCGCGACGAAACTGTTCTGTGCGTGCCCGACCGAGCGTCGGGACCCCGAGGAGGCGAGTCGGGCGTTCTCCCGGTATCTCCACCCGACGAAGAGCGAACTCGGCGAACTTGACGAGGCCGCAGTCGAGGAGAGTCGCGTCGACCGCGAGTTCGAGTATCTGGCCTTCGACACCACCTGTCTCGTCGAGGAGGACGACGAACCGCCGGGCCGAATCGACGACGAGGCCCTGGACGTGGCCCTCCAGATCGCGGACCTCCTCGATATGACCGCCGTCGACCAGGCCCACGTGATGCGAAAGATCGTCGTCGACGGGTCGAACACCTCCGGGTTCCAGCGTAGCGCGCTCGTCGGGCAGGACGGGCGGATCGAGACGAGCGAGGGCCCCGTCGGCGTCGAGGACCTCCTGCTCGAAGAGGAGAGCGCCGGCCGCGTCGAGGAGACGGACGACGGCGTCCGCTACAGCCTCGACCGACTCGGCATCCCGCTGGTCGAGATCGGCACTCGTCCGGACATCGGAACGCCGGCACAGGCCCGCGAGGCGGCCGAGCGCATCGGCATGCTCCTCCGGTCGACCGGCGCGGTCAAGCGCGGCCTCGGCACCATCCGACAGGACGTCAACGTCTCCATCGCCGAGGGCGCCCGCGTCGAGATCAAGGGCGTCCAAGCGCTCGACCAGATCGACGAGATCGTCAAGCTCGAAGTGCAGCGACAGGTCGAACTCCTCGGGATCGCCGAGGAACTCGCCGACCGCGACGCCGCCGTCGGCGACCCTCGCGACGTGACCGACGTGTTCGCCGACACCGACAGCGGCGTGATCCGGGGGGCCCTGGAGGCCGGCGGAGCGGTCCAGGCCGTCCCGCTCTACGGGTTCGACGCCCTCGTCGGCCGCGAGATCCAGCCCGACCGTCGCTTCGGAACCGAACTCTCCGATCACGCCAAGCGCCACGGCGCCGGCGGCATCTTCCACACGGACGAACTTCCGGCATACGGCGTCACCGAGCGCGAGGTGGCTGCGCTTCGCGACGCCGTGGACGCCGGCCCCGAGGACGCCGTCGCCATCGTCGCCGACGCCCCCGAGACGGCCGAACTGGCCATCGAGGCCGTCGCCGACCGCGCCCGGACGGGCATCGAGGGCGTCCCCGAGGAGACACGCGACGCCACCCAGGAGGGGACGACACGCTATCTCCGTCCCCTCCCCGGCGCGGCGCGGATGTATCCCGAGACGGACGTGCCGCCAGTCGAACTCGACCCGAGCGACGTGGAACGGCCGGAACTGCTGACGGAGAAAGTCGAGCGGTACCGGACGGATCTGGGCCTCGACGCCGGGCTGGCCGAACAGGTGGCCTACGGACGACGGATGCCCCTGTTCGAGGCGGCGGTCGACGCGGGCGTCGACGCCACGTTCGCCGCCGGAGTGCTCGAAGGGACGCTGACCGAACTCCGTCGCGACGACGTGTCGATCGACCGACTCAGCGACGATCACCTACTCGGCGTCCTCCGCCTGGTCGAGGACGGCGACCTGGCGAAGGAGGGCGTCGAGGAGGTCCTGACGACGCTCGCCGAGGATCCGTCCCTCGACCCCGAGGCGGCCGTCGAGGAGGCCGGCCTCTCCGGTGTCTCCGAGCGCGAGGTGCGCGATGCCGTCGCCGAGGCCGTCGACCGCAACGCCGAACAGGTCGAACGCGAGGGGATGGGCGCGTTCTCCGCGCTCATGGGCGAGTGCATGGGCGCCCTCCGCGGCAAGGCCGACGGCGAAGTCGTCAGCGACGCGCTCCGCGAGGAGATCGGCGAGCGAACCTGA
- a CDS encoding DUF7504 family protein — MSNRTYSFESLPLDPVTGGTSVLVAGPSHIGTKELAYRMLAGGDEEGVIILTTNATAADIAIECETVGIEATPDRMGIVDCLDSDDSGVPARVLTVSSAQDLTGIGMRYSKLYREFHREGVEAVRTGLFSISTVLSLTELRTVSRFVHTLVGRVSKVEGLGVFLVDPAMHDERELRTLSQFCDGRIDVREGPELRSQGFLGGDSGWIPFDPLPTDTRE; from the coding sequence ATGAGTAATCGAACCTACTCCTTCGAGAGTCTCCCGCTCGATCCCGTCACGGGCGGGACGAGCGTTCTCGTCGCCGGGCCGTCACACATCGGCACCAAGGAACTCGCCTATCGGATGCTCGCCGGCGGCGACGAGGAAGGCGTCATCATCCTGACGACGAACGCGACGGCGGCCGACATCGCGATCGAGTGTGAGACGGTCGGCATCGAGGCGACGCCGGATCGAATGGGTATCGTCGACTGTCTGGATAGCGACGACAGCGGCGTTCCGGCCCGCGTGTTGACCGTCTCGAGCGCGCAGGATCTGACGGGGATCGGGATGCGGTACTCCAAACTCTATCGGGAGTTCCACCGCGAGGGTGTCGAGGCAGTCCGGACCGGCCTGTTCTCGATCTCGACCGTCCTCTCGCTGACGGAACTACGAACCGTCTCCCGGTTCGTCCACACCCTCGTCGGGCGAGTGAGCAAGGTCGAGGGACTCGGCGTCTTCCTCGTCGATCCGGCGATGCACGACGAGCGCGAACTCCGCACTCTCTCGCAGTTCTGTGACGGTCGGATCGACGTGCGTGAGGGTCCGGAACTCCGCTCACAGGGCTTTCTCGGCGGGGACTCGGGGTGGATCCCCTTCGATCCGCTCCCGACGGACACCCGCGAGTGA
- a CDS encoding GAF domain-containing protein, protein MRVLCVDPASDEGHATQSALSRVGIDATVCGSLHEARETLDESVVGVVTEYDLPDGTGLELVDEVRTVVPDATCVLFTDAGFDELETAALGTTVAEYVDKGLPDAREELVDLLSFGIDNRSQTAYPLPRDEVARLDAVEEYVDDPSALDTSLDRLTTVAAALFDVDSATVGFLEAHEERFVACHGTDVDSLAREDTICTYTVLDDGVTVVPDTREDPRFETNDELVAADIRFYAGAPIRTDEGDAIGVFCLFDAEPRAFGDEDRTLLSTLADDVMDRLDLRRRLREATAGDRDE, encoded by the coding sequence ATGAGGGTTCTCTGTGTCGATCCAGCCTCGGACGAGGGGCACGCCACGCAGTCAGCACTCAGTCGTGTCGGTATCGACGCGACGGTCTGTGGCTCCCTGCACGAGGCTCGCGAGACACTCGACGAGTCGGTCGTGGGCGTGGTCACCGAGTACGACCTCCCCGACGGGACCGGACTCGAACTCGTCGACGAGGTCCGGACGGTCGTCCCGGACGCGACCTGCGTGCTCTTTACCGACGCGGGGTTCGACGAACTGGAGACGGCCGCCCTCGGGACGACGGTCGCCGAGTACGTCGACAAGGGCCTACCGGACGCTCGCGAGGAACTCGTCGACCTGCTGTCGTTCGGCATCGACAACCGGAGCCAGACCGCCTATCCCCTCCCGCGGGACGAGGTGGCCCGCCTCGACGCCGTCGAGGAGTACGTCGACGACCCGAGCGCCCTCGACACGTCGCTCGACCGTCTCACGACCGTCGCCGCGGCGCTTTTCGACGTCGACTCGGCTACGGTCGGCTTCCTCGAAGCTCACGAGGAGCGGTTCGTCGCCTGCCACGGCACCGACGTCGACAGCCTGGCGCGTGAGGATACGATCTGTACGTACACGGTCCTCGACGACGGGGTGACCGTCGTCCCCGACACCCGAGAGGACCCGCGGTTCGAGACGAACGACGAACTCGTCGCGGCCGACATTCGTTTCTACGCCGGGGCGCCGATCCGGACCGACGAGGGGGACGCCATCGGCGTGTTCTGTCTGTTCGACGCCGAACCGCGCGCCTTCGGCGACGAGGACCGAACCCTGTTGTCGACGCTCGCCGACGACGTGATGGATCGACTCGATCTTCGGAGACGACTCCGGGAGGCGACGGCGGGTGATCGCGATGAGTAA
- a CDS encoding PAS domain S-box protein, protein MPDSDSGDIRVLYVDDAETVDPTARRLEREDGRFAVETATDLSDGLARLDGGVDCVVSEYEMPGGTGIGFLRAVRERFPEVPLLLYTDTGSEAVASEAISAGVTDYLRKGTHADDHATLANRVRDATDCHERERRFEAAFENTYTFSGLLDPDGTVVEVNETALDFAGVDRESVVGTPLWEAPWFQSRVAARQTAREAVSRARTGELYRDEVRVQGADREAVVDFSVRSVTDERGTVTALVPEGRDITERKRWERDLRRSERRLDDVFEDPEMLVGVLSPDGRLRDANRTAMQFVDADLEDLVGEPFWATPWWTDENRTRVRQWVERAAEGEYVEYEADHATADGSMRTVSGTVRPVTDDSGTVVSLIASARDITERREHERELQRRNERLDEFTSVVSHDLRNPLNVATVHAAFRFESYV, encoded by the coding sequence ATGCCGGACTCGGACAGCGGCGACATCCGGGTGCTGTACGTCGACGACGCGGAGACGGTCGATCCGACGGCGAGACGTCTCGAACGCGAGGACGGACGGTTCGCCGTCGAGACGGCGACCGACCTTTCCGACGGACTCGCCCGTCTCGACGGCGGCGTCGACTGTGTGGTCTCGGAGTACGAGATGCCGGGTGGAACCGGGATCGGATTCCTGCGGGCGGTTCGCGAGCGTTTCCCGGAGGTGCCCTTGCTCCTGTATACGGACACGGGAAGCGAAGCGGTCGCCAGCGAGGCGATCTCGGCGGGCGTCACCGACTACCTCCGGAAGGGGACCCACGCCGACGACCACGCGACCCTGGCGAACCGCGTCCGGGACGCGACCGACTGCCACGAGCGCGAACGCCGGTTCGAAGCCGCCTTCGAGAACACGTACACCTTCAGCGGCCTCCTCGACCCGGACGGGACGGTGGTGGAGGTCAACGAGACGGCCCTCGATTTTGCCGGGGTCGACCGGGAGTCGGTCGTCGGGACGCCGCTCTGGGAGGCACCGTGGTTCCAGTCGAGAGTCGCGGCTCGGCAGACGGCACGCGAGGCGGTGTCCCGGGCCCGTACCGGCGAACTCTACCGGGACGAGGTCCGCGTGCAAGGGGCGGACCGCGAGGCCGTGGTCGACTTCTCGGTTCGGTCGGTCACCGACGAACGGGGGACGGTGACCGCGCTGGTGCCCGAGGGACGGGATATCACCGAGCGCAAGCGGTGGGAACGTGACCTCCGGCGGAGCGAACGCCGACTCGACGACGTCTTCGAGGATCCGGAGATGCTCGTGGGCGTGCTCTCCCCGGACGGTCGGCTGCGCGACGCCAACCGGACGGCGATGCAGTTCGTCGACGCGGACCTCGAGGACCTGGTCGGCGAACCCTTCTGGGCGACGCCCTGGTGGACCGACGAGAACCGGACGCGTGTCCGGCAGTGGGTCGAGCGCGCCGCCGAGGGCGAGTACGTCGAGTACGAGGCCGACCACGCCACGGCGGACGGCAGTATGCGGACCGTGAGCGGGACCGTCCGGCCGGTCACCGACGACTCGGGAACCGTCGTCTCGCTCATCGCGTCGGCGAGGGACATCACCGAACGCCGCGAGCACGAACGGGAACTCCAGCGGCGGAACGAGCGACTCGACGAGTTCACGAGCGTCGTCTCCCACGACCTCCGGAACCCGCTGAACGTGGCGACCGTTCACGCCGCTTTCCGTTTCGAATCCTATGTGTGA
- a CDS encoding 6-hydroxymethylpterin diphosphokinase MptE-like protein: MNYRTWSPVYDRILDDFGYSRAADERARDALAALVDTFDESRLDPIAGATVAVAGAGPSLTEEFDVAAAADRVVAASTAAKTLREAGVAVDLMVTDLDKTPATARDLTREGVPVAVHAHGDNVPAVEEWVPRFDGEYVLPTTQAEPRGPVVNYGGFTDGDRAAFLADAVGAATLSFPGWDFDDRTVDATKRKKLAWAERLLAWLERRRDERFDVLDGRRDDVKPF; the protein is encoded by the coding sequence ATGAACTACCGCACCTGGAGTCCCGTCTACGACCGGATCCTCGACGACTTCGGCTACAGCCGCGCCGCCGACGAACGGGCACGCGACGCGCTCGCGGCCCTCGTCGACACCTTCGACGAGTCGCGACTCGACCCCATCGCCGGCGCCACCGTCGCCGTCGCCGGCGCCGGTCCCTCCCTGACCGAGGAGTTCGACGTCGCGGCGGCGGCGGACCGCGTCGTCGCCGCCTCCACCGCCGCGAAGACGCTCCGCGAGGCCGGCGTCGCCGTCGACCTGATGGTCACCGACCTCGACAAGACGCCGGCCACGGCCCGGGATCTGACCCGCGAGGGCGTCCCCGTTGCCGTCCACGCCCACGGCGACAACGTCCCCGCGGTCGAGGAGTGGGTCCCGCGGTTCGACGGCGAGTACGTCCTCCCGACGACGCAGGCCGAGCCGCGGGGACCGGTCGTGAACTACGGTGGCTTCACCGACGGTGATCGGGCCGCCTTCCTCGCCGACGCCGTCGGCGCCGCGACACTGTCGTTCCCGGGGTGGGACTTCGACGACCGGACCGTCGACGCGACGAAGCGGAAGAAACTCGCCTGGGCCGAGCGGCTACTCGCCTGGCTCGAACGCCGGCGTGACGAGCGGTTCGACGTACTCGACGGACGGCGCGACGACGTGAAACCGTTCTGA
- a CDS encoding dihydropteroate synthase gives MRNVDAAGLGIGDDYPPRLMGVLNVSQESPYEPSVFDDPGEAAAYVDEELIGEGADIVDVGLESANKRFEVLSAEEELDRLDTAVAAMESVSGDAVFSIETRYHEVAEAALDAGFDMVNDICGFADPEMPRVCAERDVAVAKMASPPDLTRPGAVESVDDIYEALQREGLTDKTIVDPAFGGWSEAKTLDDDRETFRRLREFRGLDRPILVSINRKNFLRDLAGRSTEAALPVSLAATAMAVERGAHVIRTHDVAETRDAALVGDAFARDRLRATDAEVTVEQLDVTTVREMGRHLDRLGGDDAADRRGTIRVFELGGLSPSERDALAAATRGTPATVAGAADDDRRLLAGTPADLSTVVEAATGRSDALDRALAAVDEIDD, from the coding sequence ATGCGAAACGTGGACGCCGCGGGCCTCGGCATCGGCGACGACTACCCGCCACGGCTCATGGGCGTGTTGAACGTGAGCCAGGAGTCTCCGTACGAGCCGAGCGTCTTCGACGACCCCGGAGAGGCCGCCGCCTACGTCGACGAGGAACTCATCGGCGAGGGTGCCGACATCGTCGACGTGGGCCTCGAATCCGCGAACAAGCGCTTCGAGGTGCTCTCCGCGGAGGAGGAACTCGACCGTCTCGACACCGCCGTCGCGGCGATGGAGAGCGTCTCCGGCGACGCCGTCTTCTCGATCGAGACGCGCTATCACGAGGTGGCCGAGGCGGCCCTCGACGCCGGCTTCGACATGGTAAACGACATCTGCGGGTTCGCCGACCCCGAGATGCCACGGGTCTGTGCCGAGCGCGACGTGGCGGTCGCAAAGATGGCCAGTCCGCCCGACCTCACCCGTCCCGGCGCCGTCGAGTCGGTCGACGATATCTACGAGGCACTACAGCGGGAGGGACTCACCGACAAGACCATCGTCGACCCCGCGTTCGGCGGTTGGAGCGAGGCGAAGACCCTCGACGACGACCGCGAGACCTTTCGCCGACTCCGGGAGTTTCGCGGCCTCGACCGGCCGATCCTCGTCTCAATCAACCGCAAGAACTTCCTCCGTGATCTGGCCGGGCGCTCCACCGAGGCGGCCCTGCCCGTGAGCCTCGCCGCCACCGCGATGGCCGTCGAACGCGGCGCCCACGTGATCCGCACTCACGACGTCGCCGAGACGCGGGACGCCGCCCTCGTCGGCGACGCCTTCGCCCGGGACCGACTGCGGGCGACCGACGCCGAGGTGACCGTCGAACAACTCGACGTGACGACCGTCCGCGAGATGGGCCGACACCTCGACCGCCTCGGGGGCGACGACGCCGCCGACCGTCGGGGGACGATCCGCGTCTTCGAACTCGGCGGGCTCTCCCCGAGCGAGCGAGACGCCCTGGCGGCCGCCACGCGCGGCACGCCCGCGACCGTCGCCGGCGCGGCGGACGACGACCGGCGCTTGCTCGCGGGGACGCCCGCCGATCTGTCGACCGTCGTCGAGGCCGCGACGGGCCGTTCCGACGCCCTAGACCGGGCGCTCGCGGCGGTCGACGAGATTGACGACTAA